One Huiozyma naganishii CBS 8797 chromosome 4, complete genome genomic region harbors:
- the RSC1 gene encoding RSC subunit protein RSC1 (similar to Saccharomyces cerevisiae RSC1 (YGR056W) and RSC2 (YLR357W); ancestral locus Anc_4.196) has translation MRTADTHGRISVVEQNYGTRTRHTMSRVNRGELENLLRQFYKEFFALKEEHGLEIFPIFDTLPPRRDYPDYYTIIRRPVSFNTLKKRVPHYTDPQLFLDDALQIAWNAMVYNTPESDVYKCARILAKHIRESIFPRMREKYPNVRYTYLGALLEPADEALQKAMVDKQEKEDQKNAAAVAKEIPVIEQPKPEQKSARFTTSAQMVSPPPTNSEKGDYYKDHTSSKTRGPKVIRESSVDEYTPTKGRRSKSSTPYNEGKPQRAHIKRGRPPVIDLPYLQRMKNILKALKKERDAKNKPLTTPFERLPAEFENSSLLNIIPNAVSLEQIRKKTKLRKYKDFQGFQNDMINLLNGYRIIYKNNPSMMRSLAKMEESYANFARVELAKPDRFFLPEGAARVPLDEVVLDGKVYRIGDWVLIKNPDDVNKPTIGQIFRLWNMPDGKKWLNACWYFRPEQTVHRVDRLFYKNEVMKTGHYRDSPVDDVVGKCYVIHFTRYQRGDPDVKPEGPLFVCEFRYNEADKVFNKIRTWKACLPEELRDQEEPTVAVLSRKFFKYPSPIRHLLPPNATVHDPIPQAQRGSPNTPPLIGAVYLRPPVERDDLGEYSSSPDCPKYIIRPGDPQDEEGKFDYETGTLTIFIDPNNPPIRPIHVPGRRGRPPNVHLVSERSTPANNDRTNTSDTSGDSMTVQRMKRLQQQQSDLKRRQDARGELSGYADTTVVDNLAAEASKNPMLPVVVDIPNSYILPVSITKNVELLQRADASSDQRRNTNPVDRLYGDKLMRKKRGPGDVLWFTGPSIYIEERLLNSGNPLLDCSLNDFVGSNKKPKLSYDELEEEVVENVRSTRNKKKELLEDQATFFDDLDETVDDGLPEEKEPTDVLRLPGTYVLGLRPSAKFTAFKLQSKESTLLPESPALSPIG, from the coding sequence ATGCGTACCGCCGATACACACGGGAGGATCAGCGTTGTGGAACAGAACTACGGAACACGCACCAGACACACCATGTCCAGGGTTAACCGTGGGGAGCTGGAGAATCTTCTGCGCCAGTTTTATAAAGAATTTTTCGCTCTGAAAGAAGAACACGGCCTTGAAATATTCCCGATCTTCGACACGTTGCCACCAAGAAGGGACTACCCAGACTACTACACCATCATTCGCAGGCCCGTGTCGTTCAATacattgaagaaaagagtGCCCCATTACACAGACCCGCAACTTTTCCTGGACGATGCTTTGCAGATTGCGTGGAATGCCATGGTTTACAACACGCCCGAATCTGATGTTTACAAATGCGCTAGGATTCTGGCGAAACACATTAGGGAGAGCATTTTTCCCAGAATGAGGGAGAAATACCCAAACGTACGGTATACGTATTTGGGGGCTTTGCTTGAACCAGCAGACGAGGCCCTACAGAAGGCTATGGTGGATaaacaagagaaagaggatcaaaaaaatgctgCCGCCGTTGCGAAGGAAATCCCTGTAATTGAGCAGCCTAAACCAGAACAGAAATCGGCTAGGTTTACAACTTCCGCTCAGATGGTATCACCACCGCCAACAAACTCAGAAAAGGGCGACTATTACAAAGACCACACCTCTTCCAAGACCCGTGGACCAAAGGTAATTAGAGAATCGTCGGTGGATGAGTACACCCCAACAAAAGGGAGGCGGTCTAAATCGTCTACTCCATATAATGAGGGGAAACCTCAGCGGGCACACATAAAACGTGGTAGACCACCCGTCATCGACCTTCCGTATCTGCaaagaatgaaaaatatactGAAAGCACTGAAGAAAGAACGTGATGCCAAAAATAAACCACTCACAACTCCCTTTGAAAGACTGCCGGCAGAGTTTGAGAATTCATCCCTGCTTAACATTATCCCCAACGCAGTGAGTCTTGAACAAATCAGGAAAAAGACGAAACTAAGGAAATATAAAGACTTCCAGGGATTCCAGAATGACATGATCAATCTTTTGAACGGTTACAGGATTATCTATAAAAATAATCCCAGTATGATGAGAAGTTTGGCGAAAATGGAGGAGTCGTACGCGAATTTTGCCAGAGTTGAATTGGCAAAACCAGATCGGTTCTTTTTACCGGAAGGTGCGGCTAGGGTCCCTCTCGATGAAGTTGTTTTGGACGGTAAAGTTTATAGAATTGGTGACTGGGTACTGATAAAAAATCCAGACGATGTCAATAAACCGACTATCGGCCAGATCTTCAGACTTTGGAATATGCCCGATGGGAAAAAATGGCTGAATGCCTGCTGGTACTTTAGACCAGAACAAACAGTCCATCGAGTAGACAGACTATTTTACAAAAATGAAGTCATGAAAACAGGCCATTACAGAGACAGTCCGGTTGATGATGTAGTAGGAAAATGCTATGTTATCCATTTTACGAGGTACCAAAGAGGTGACCCCGACGTTAAACCAGAAGGTCCTTTGTTTGTCTGTGAGTTTAGGTATAATGAAGCGGATAAggttttcaacaagattAGAACTTGGAAAGCATGTTTACCTGAAGAATTAAGggatcaagaagaaccGACAGTGGCAGTCTTGAGCAggaaatttttcaagtaCCCGTCACCAATCAGACATTTGCTGCCACCGAATGCTACCGTTCATGACCCGATTCCACAGGCTCAGCGGGGTTCACCCAATACACCTCCCCTCATCGGTGCTGTTTATCTAAGACCACCGGTGGAACGTGACGATCTGGGCGAATATTCCTCGTCACCAGACTGCCCCAAGTATATTATAAGGCCTGGTGATCCACAAGATGAGGAGGGCAAGTTTGATTACGAGACAGGAACCTTGACTATTTTTATTGATCCTAACAACCCACCCATTAGACCTATACATGTACCCGGCAGAAGGGGCCGGCCACCAAACGTGCATCTTGTATCTGAAAGGAGTACACCTGCTAACAACGATCGTACCAACACGTCCGATACATCTGGAGATTCTATGACAGTACAGAGAATGAAACgacttcaacagcaacagtcGGATTTGAAACGTCGACAAGACGCGCGAGGGGAATTGTCTGGGTATGCTGACACAACAGTGGTCGATAATTTGGCGGCAGAGGCCTCCAAAAATCCGATGCTCCCAGTGGTGGTCGATATTCCGAATTCGTATATATTGCCGGTCTCAATAACAAAGAATGTGGAGTTATTGCAACGGGCGGATGCATCGTCtgatcaaagaagaaatacCAACCCCGTTGATAGGTTGTACGGTGATAAACTTATGCGTAAGAAGAGAGGCCCAGGTGATGTGTTGTGGTTCACGGGGCCTAGCATTTACATTGAGGAGAGATTATTGAACTCAGGAAACCCACTGCTGGATTGTTCGTTGAATGATTTTGTCGGGTCAAATAAGAAACCCAAATTGTCATatgatgaacttgaagaggAGGTTGTTGAAAATGTACGATCCACAaggaacaaaaagaaggaacTTTTAGAGGATCAGGCTACTTTCTTTGACGATTTGGATGAGACTGTTGATGATGGGCTACCTGAAGAGAAGGAGCCTACTGATGTTCTTAGATTGCCGGGTACATACGTGTTGGGATTAAGGCCGTCCGCGAAATTCACAGCTTTCAAGCTGCAATCTAAAGAAAGCACTCTATTACCTGAATCTCCTGCTCTGTCGCCCATTGGGTGA
- the LST7 gene encoding Lst7p (similar to Saccharomyces cerevisiae LST7 (YGR057C); ancestral locus Anc_4.198), whose protein sequence is MPPILLSLTHFCDKHGPRVVLVTQCYLAEPNTSENDLLLPDYPTDSYCESCLLHFPEVSGVPGDARPVRNMRSRIKGRTFVSTQYSSIRYQLLNSITRKAFSEETMIYDCSPLVFFDDSRGLNLIIGFKLYDENARGNERRYCYILTIDTKDVYNGMNIISDNWNFINCGLKKMIDDIRQSHTQVLNERRLDAKDNGGIDGLTQFAVPYLRANKSKEAKNLVELTNDPLIFFNMHKWNSYMISSLIIRQH, encoded by the coding sequence ATGCCACCGATCCTTCTATCGCTGACACATTTTTGCGATAAGCATGGACCTCGGGTTGTTCTTGTGACGCAATGCTACCTCGCGGAGCCTAATACTTCCGAAAACGATTTGCTTCTGCCGGATTACCCAACTGACTCGTACTGTGAGTCGTGCTTGCTACACTTCCCAGAGGTATCTGGTGTACCGGGGGACGCAAGACCTGTGCGAAATATGCGGTCCCGGATCAAAGGACGGACGTTTGTCTCGACTCAGTACTCATCTATACGGTACCAATTACTTAATTCGATTACGCGGAAGGCATTCTCTGAGGAGACCATGATCTACGATTGCTCACCGCTCGTATTCTTTGACGACTCAAGAGGGTTGAATCTTATTATAGGGTTTAAACTGTACGATGAAAACGCCAGAGGGAACGAGAGGCGATATTGTTACATCCTCACAATTGACACAAAGGATGTTTACAACGGGATGAACATCATATCGGATAACTGGAATTTCATAAACTGTGGactgaagaaaatgatcGACGACATACGGCAGTCCCACACACAGGTACTGAACGAGAGGAGACTCGACGCGAAGGATAACGGCGGCATCGACGGCTTGACGCAGTTTGCAGTTCCTTACCTACGAGCTAATAAATCAAAGGAAGCGAAAAACTTAGTTGAGTTGACCAACGATCCGCTTATTTTCTTTAACATGCACAAATGGAACTCTTATATGATCTCCTCACTTATAATACGGCAACACTAA